From Canis aureus isolate CA01 chromosome 7, VMU_Caureus_v.1.0, whole genome shotgun sequence, a single genomic window includes:
- the POLR1C gene encoding DNA-directed RNA polymerases I and III subunit RPAC1 translates to MAAAQAVQEMRTRVVLGEFGVRNVHTTDFPGNYSGYDDAWDQDRFEKNFRVDVVHMDENSLEFDMVGIDAAIANAFRRILLAEVPTMAVEKVLVYNNTSIVQDEILAHRLGLIPIHADPRLFEYRNQGDDEGTEIDTLQFRLQVRCTRNPHAAKDSSDPNELYVNHKVYSRHMTWVPLGNQADLFPEGTIRPVHDDILIAQLRPGQEIDLLMHCVKGIGKDHAKFSPVATASYRLLPDITLLEPVEGDAAEELSRCFSPGVIEVQEVQGKKVARVANPRLDTFSREVFRKEKLKKVVRLARVRDHYIFSVESTGVLPPDVLVSEAIKVLMGKCRRFLDELDAVQMD, encoded by the exons ATGGCGGCCGCCCAGGCGGTGCAAGAGATGCGGACCCGCGTGGTTCTAGGGGAGTTCGGGGTTCGCAAT GTTCATACCACCGACTTTCCCGGTAACTATTCCGGCTATGATGATGCCTGGGACCAAGACCGCTTCGAGAAG AATTTCCGTGTGGATGTAGTGCACATGGATGAAAACTCATTGGAGTTCGACATGGTGGGAATTGATGCAGCCATTGCCAATGCTTTTCGACGCATTTTATTAGCTGAG GTGCCAACCATGGCTGTGGAAAAGGTCCTGGTGTACAACAACACATCCATTGTCCAGGATGAGATCCTTGCTCATCGCTTGGGGCTTATTCCCATTCATGCTGATCCTCGTCTGTTTGAGTATCGGAACCAAG GGGATGATGAAGGCACAGAGATAGATACTCTGCAGTTTCGGCTTCAAGTCAGGTGCACACGGAACCCCCATGCTGCTAAAGATTCCTCTGACCCCAATGAACTCTATGTGAACCACAAAG TGTACTCCAGGCACATGACATGGGTGCCCCTGGGGAATCAGGCTGACCTCTTCCCAGAGGGCACGATCAGACCCGTGCATGATGATATCCTCATTGCTCAGCTGAGGCCTGGCCAGGAGATTGACCTACTCATGCACTGTGTCAAGGGCATTG GAAAAGATCATGCCAAGTTTTCACCTGTGGCAACAGCCAGTTACAGGCTCCTGCCAGACATCACCCTGCTTGAGCCCGTGGAAGGGGATGCAGCGGAGGAGCTGAGCCGATGCTTCTCACCTGGTGTCATTGAGGTGCAGGAAGTCCAAG GTAAAAAGGTGGCCAGGGTGGCCAATCCCCGGCTAGATACCTTCAGCAGGGAAGTGTTCCGGAAGGAGAAGCTGAAGAAGGTTGTCCGCCTTGCGCGGGTTCGAGACCATTACATCT tCTCTGTCGAGTCAACAGGGGTGTTACCACCAGATGTGCTAGTGAGTGAAGCCATCAAGGTGCTGATGGGGAAGTGCCGACGGTTCTTGGATGAACTGGATGCAGTTCAGATGGACTGA
- the YIPF3 gene encoding protein YIPF3: protein MATTAAPAGGARSGAGPEWGGFEENIQGGGSAVIDMENMDDTSGSSFEDMGELHQRLREEEVDADAAAAEEEDGEFLGMKGFKGQLSRQVADQMWQAGKRQASRAFSLYANIDILRPYFDVEPAQVRSRLLESMIPVKMVSFPQKIAGELYGPLMLVFTLVAILLHGMKTSDTIIREGTLMGTAIGTCFGYWLGVSSFIYFLAYLCNAQITMLQMLALLGYGLFGHCIVLFITYNIHLHALFYLFWLLVGGLSTLRMVAVLVSRTVGPTQRLLLCGTLAALHMLFLLYLHFAYHKVVEGILDTLEGPNIPPMQRVPRDIPAALPAARLSATVLNATAKAVAVTLQSH, encoded by the exons ATGGCAACTACGGCGGCGCCGGCTGGCGGCGCCCGAAGCGGGGCCGGCCCGGAATGGGGAGGGTTCGAAGAAAACATCCAG GGTGGGGGCTCAGCTGTGATTGACATGGAGAACATGGATGATACCTCAGGCTCCAGCTTTGAGGATATGGGTGAACTGCATCAGCGCCTGCGTGAAGAAGAAGTAGATGCTGATGCAGCTGCTGCTGAAGAAGAGGATGGGGAGTTCCTGGGCATGAAGGGCTTTAAGGGACAGCTGAGCCGGCAAGTGGCAGATCAG ATGTGGCAGGCAGGGAAGAGACAAGCCTCCAGGGCCTTCAGCTTGTATGCCAACATCGACATCCTGAGACCCTATTTCGATGTGGAGCCAGCCCAGGTGCGAAGCAG gctCCTGGAGTCCATGATCCCTGTCAAGATGGTCAGCTTCCCCCAG AAAATTGCAGGTGAACTCTATGGACCTCTCATGCTGGTCTTCACGCTGGTTGCCATCCTCCTCCATGGGATGAAGACATCTGACACCATTATC CGGGAGGGCACCCTGATGGGCACAGCCATTGGCACCTGCTTCGGCTACTGGCTGGGTGTCTCGTCCTTCATTTACTTCCTCGCCTACCTGTGCAACGCCCAGATCACCATGCTCCAGATGCTGGCACTGCTG GGCTACGGCCTCTTTGGGCACTGCATTGTCCTGTTCATCACCTATAATATCCACCTCCATGCCCTCTTCTACCTCTTCTGGTTGCTGGTGGGTGGGCTTTCAACCCTCCGCATG GTGGCAGTGCTGGTGTCCAGGACTGTGGGCCCCACTCAGCGGCTGCTTCTCTGTggcaccctggctgccctgcacATGCTCTTCCTGCTGTATCTGCATTTTGCCTACCACAAGGTGGTGGAGG GGATCCTGGACACGTTGGAGGGCCCCAACATCCCGCCCATGCAGAGGGTCCCCAGAGACATCCCTGCTGCACTCCCTGCTGCTAGGCTCTCTGCTACTGTACTCAACGCCACAGCCAAGGCTGTCGCGGTGACCCTGCAATCACACTGA
- the LRRC73 gene encoding leucine-rich repeat-containing protein 73 yields the protein MLPSSIQISGEPLSGAEVRDICRGLRDNAVRLLSLRGCRLCDRDFGRICRALAGATSLAQLNLNLGVVSSPSRIKQLAEALRTNRSIQSLFLHGSPLTDAGLALLNPALALHPALVALDLGDCMLGDEAINLICGLLPPDGAKSGLKELTLSANPGITPKGWSRLAIAVAHSSQVRVLNLDYNPLGDHVAGMLAVAVASSRTLEVLDLEGTGLTNQSAQTLLDMVENYPTALRSLVLAENSISPELQQQICDLLSEGEEEEEVAGGAGDTQERERGREPAAHQRSSSSWMCPSDPSSQMVLMTSGLGDSLLAETEM from the exons ATGCTGCCCAGCTCCATCCAGATTTCGGGGGAGCCGCTGTCAGGCGCCGAGGTGCGGGACATCTGCCGCGGCCTGCGCGACAACGCCGTGCGCCTGCTCTCGCTGCGCGGCTGCCGCCTCTGCGACCGCGACTTCGGCCGCATCTGCCGGGCCCTGGCCGGGGCCACGTCCCTGGCGCAGCTCAACCTTAACCTGGGCGTCGTGTCCAGCCCCAGCCGCATCAAGCAGCTGGCGGAGGCGCTGCGGACCAACCGCTCCATCCAGTCCCTCTT CCTGCATGGGAGCCCCCTGACAGATGCGGGGCTGGCCTTGCTGAACCCAGCCCTGGCCCTCCACCCTGCCCTTGTGGCTCTGGACCTGGGGGACTGCATGCTGGGTGATGAAGCCATCAACCTCATCTGTGGCCTCCTGCCCCCAGATGGAGCCAAGTCAG GCTTGAAGGAGCTAACGCTGAGTGCCAACCCTGGCATCACCCCCAAGGGCTGGAGCCGCCTCGCGATTGCCGTGGCCCACAGCTCCCAGGTCCGCGTCCTCAATCTGGACTACAACCCGCTGG GTGACCACGTGGCAGGGATGCTGGCTGTAGCGGTGGCCTCCAGCCGCACCCTAGAGGTCCTAGACTTGGAGGGCACGGGGCTTACCAACCAGTCAGCTCAG ACCCTGCTGGACATGGTAGAAAACTACCCCACGGCTTTGCGGAGCCTGGTGTTGGCTGAGAACAGCATTAGCCCAGAGCTGCAGCAGCAGATCTGTGACCTCCTGtcggagggagaggaggaggaagaggtggcgGGAGGGGCTGGTGACACCCAGGAACGAGAGAGGGGGCGGGAGCCTGCTGCCCACCAGAGGAGCAGCAGCTCTTGGATGTGCCCCAGTG aTCCCAGCTCTCAGATGGTGCTCATGACTTCAGGACTAGGTGACAGTCTGTTGGCTGAGACCGAGATGTGA
- the TJAP1 gene encoding tight junction-associated protein 1 isoform X1 has protein sequence MQAEELSPPRMTSAASAKKPYRKAPPEHRELRLEVPGSRLEQEEPLTDAERMKLLQQENEELRRRLASATRRTEALERELEIGQDCLELELGQSREELDKFKDKFRRLQNSYTASQRTNQELEDKLHTLASLSHSWIFAIKKAEMDRKTLDWEIVELTNKLLDAKNTINKLEELNERYRLDCNLAVQLLKCNKSHFRNHKFADLPCELQDMVRKHLHSGQEAASLGPTASLAPGAVVPTSVIARVLEKPESLLLNSAQSGSAGRPLAEDVFVHVDMSGGGSGDSAGPPALGSPTPQPNGECHSLGTAGASPEEELALPTFEKLSPYPTPSPPHPLYPGRKVIEFSEDKVRIPRNSPLPNCTYATRQAISLSLVEEGSERARPSPVPSSPASAQASPHREPSPLPPALHAPASSEEDLLASWQRAFVDRTPPPAAVAQRTAFGRDALPDLQRHFALSPTDRDEEVLAPSPPGESGLLLPMEADSGLLREEEELNLPISPEEECQSLLPSDRGAEEGSVSSQASGRAWALPSSSRPQRSPKRMGVHHLHRKDSLTQAQEQGNLLN, from the exons gcttttGCAACAGGAGAATGAGGAGCTCCGCAGGCGCCTGGCCTCGGCCACCAGACGCACTGAGGCCCTGGAGCGCGAGCTGGAGATTGGGCAGGACTgcttggagctggagctgggtcAGAGCCGCGAGGAGCTGGACAAGTTTAAGGACAAGTTCCGCAG GCTTCAGAATAGCTACACGGCCTCTCAGAGGACCAACCAGGAGCTGGAGGACAAGCTGCACACGCTG GCCTCTCTTAGCCACAGCTGGATCTTTGCA ATTAAGAAGGCCGAGATGGATAGGAAGACACTGGACTGGGAGATCGTGGAGCTGACCAATAAGCTGCTAGACGCCAAGAACACCATCAACAAGCTGGAGGAGCTCAAT GAGCGGTACCGGCTGGACTGCAACCTGGCTGTGCAGCTCCTCAAGTGCAACAAGTCCCACTTCCGCAACCACAAGTTCGCTGAT CTACCCTGTGAGCTACAGGACATGGTTCGGAAACATCTGCACAGTGGTCAAGAAGCCGCCAGCCTGGGCCCCACTGCTAGCCTGGCACCGGGGGCTGTGGTACCCACGTCGGTCATTGCCCGAGTGTTAGAGAAGCCAGAGTCTCTCCTGCTCAATTCAGCCCAGTCGGGCAGTGCCGGGCGCCCCTTGGCCGAGGATGTCTTTGTGCACGTGGACATGAGTGGGGGTGGCTCGGGTGACTCAGCTGGTCCCccggccctgggcagccccactCCACAACCCAATGGAGAATGCCACTCTCTGGGCACTGCTGGGGCTTCCCCAGAGGAGGAGTTAGCCCTGCCAACCTTTGAGAAGCTGagcccctaccccaccccatctccaccACACCCGCTATATCCTGGCCGCAAGGTAATAGAGTTCTCTGAGGATAAGGTGCGAATCCCCCGCAACAGCCCCCTGCCCAACTGCACGTACGCTACCCGCCAGGCTATTTCCTTGAGCCTGGTGGAGGAGGGCAGTGAGCGGGCCCGCCCCAGCCCAGTGCCCAGCAGCCCTGCCTCGGCCCAGGCCTCGCCCCACCGTGaacccagccccctccccccagcactcCACGCCCCTGCCAGCTCTGAGGAGGACCTGCTAGCTAGCTGGCAGCGGGCATTCGTGGACCGCACTCCACCTCCAGCTGCCGTGGCCCAGCGCACAGCCTTTGGACGGGACGCACTCCCTGACCTGCAGCGCCACTTTGCTCTTAGCCCCACTGACAGAGACGAGGAGGTTTTGGCACCTTCCCCACCTGGTGAGAGTGGGCTTTTGCTGCCAATGGAAGCGGACTCTGGCCTTCTCAGGGAGGAAGAAGAGCTGAACCTGCCCATCAGCCCTGAGGAAGAATGCCAGAGTCTGCTGCCCAGTGACCGTGGCGCCGAGGAGGGCTCAGTCTCTTCTCAGGCTTCGGGCAGGGCCTGGGCACTCCCCAGCTCCAGCCGCCCCCAGCGCAGCCCCAAGAGGATGGGGGTGCACCACCTGCACCGCAAGGACAGCCTGacccaggcccaggagcagggcaACCTGCTCAACTAG
- the TJAP1 gene encoding tight junction-associated protein 1 isoform X3 — protein MTSAASAKKPYRKAPPEHRELRLEVPGSRLEQEEPLTDAERMKLLQQENEELRRRLASATRRTEALERELEIGQDCLELELGQSREELDKFKDKFRRLQNSYTASQRTNQELEDKLHTLASLSHSWIFAIKKAEMDRKTLDWEIVELTNKLLDAKNTINKLEELNERYRLDCNLAVQLLKCNKSHFRNHKFADLPCELQDMVRKHLHSGQEAASLGPTASLAPGAVVPTSVIARVLEKPESLLLNSAQSGSAGRPLAEDVFVHVDMSGGGSGDSAGPPALGSPTPQPNGECHSLGTAGASPEEELALPTFEKLSPYPTPSPPHPLYPGRKVIEFSEDKVRIPRNSPLPNCTYATRQAISLSLVEEGSERARPSPVPSSPASAQASPHREPSPLPPALHAPASSEEDLLASWQRAFVDRTPPPAAVAQRTAFGRDALPDLQRHFALSPTDRDEEVLAPSPPGESGLLLPMEADSGLLREEEELNLPISPEEECQSLLPSDRGAEEGSVSSQASGRAWALPSSSRPQRSPKRMGVHHLHRKDSLTQAQEQGNLLN, from the exons gcttttGCAACAGGAGAATGAGGAGCTCCGCAGGCGCCTGGCCTCGGCCACCAGACGCACTGAGGCCCTGGAGCGCGAGCTGGAGATTGGGCAGGACTgcttggagctggagctgggtcAGAGCCGCGAGGAGCTGGACAAGTTTAAGGACAAGTTCCGCAG GCTTCAGAATAGCTACACGGCCTCTCAGAGGACCAACCAGGAGCTGGAGGACAAGCTGCACACGCTG GCCTCTCTTAGCCACAGCTGGATCTTTGCA ATTAAGAAGGCCGAGATGGATAGGAAGACACTGGACTGGGAGATCGTGGAGCTGACCAATAAGCTGCTAGACGCCAAGAACACCATCAACAAGCTGGAGGAGCTCAAT GAGCGGTACCGGCTGGACTGCAACCTGGCTGTGCAGCTCCTCAAGTGCAACAAGTCCCACTTCCGCAACCACAAGTTCGCTGAT CTACCCTGTGAGCTACAGGACATGGTTCGGAAACATCTGCACAGTGGTCAAGAAGCCGCCAGCCTGGGCCCCACTGCTAGCCTGGCACCGGGGGCTGTGGTACCCACGTCGGTCATTGCCCGAGTGTTAGAGAAGCCAGAGTCTCTCCTGCTCAATTCAGCCCAGTCGGGCAGTGCCGGGCGCCCCTTGGCCGAGGATGTCTTTGTGCACGTGGACATGAGTGGGGGTGGCTCGGGTGACTCAGCTGGTCCCccggccctgggcagccccactCCACAACCCAATGGAGAATGCCACTCTCTGGGCACTGCTGGGGCTTCCCCAGAGGAGGAGTTAGCCCTGCCAACCTTTGAGAAGCTGagcccctaccccaccccatctccaccACACCCGCTATATCCTGGCCGCAAGGTAATAGAGTTCTCTGAGGATAAGGTGCGAATCCCCCGCAACAGCCCCCTGCCCAACTGCACGTACGCTACCCGCCAGGCTATTTCCTTGAGCCTGGTGGAGGAGGGCAGTGAGCGGGCCCGCCCCAGCCCAGTGCCCAGCAGCCCTGCCTCGGCCCAGGCCTCGCCCCACCGTGaacccagccccctccccccagcactcCACGCCCCTGCCAGCTCTGAGGAGGACCTGCTAGCTAGCTGGCAGCGGGCATTCGTGGACCGCACTCCACCTCCAGCTGCCGTGGCCCAGCGCACAGCCTTTGGACGGGACGCACTCCCTGACCTGCAGCGCCACTTTGCTCTTAGCCCCACTGACAGAGACGAGGAGGTTTTGGCACCTTCCCCACCTGGTGAGAGTGGGCTTTTGCTGCCAATGGAAGCGGACTCTGGCCTTCTCAGGGAGGAAGAAGAGCTGAACCTGCCCATCAGCCCTGAGGAAGAATGCCAGAGTCTGCTGCCCAGTGACCGTGGCGCCGAGGAGGGCTCAGTCTCTTCTCAGGCTTCGGGCAGGGCCTGGGCACTCCCCAGCTCCAGCCGCCCCCAGCGCAGCCCCAAGAGGATGGGGGTGCACCACCTGCACCGCAAGGACAGCCTGacccaggcccaggagcagggcaACCTGCTCAACTAG
- the TJAP1 gene encoding tight junction-associated protein 1 isoform X4, whose amino-acid sequence MKLLQQENEELRRRLASATRRTEALERELEIGQDCLELELGQSREELDKFKDKFRRLQNSYTASQRTNQELEDKLHTLASLSHSWIFAIKKAEMDRKTLDWEIVELTNKLLDAKNTINKLEELNERYRLDCNLAVQLLKCNKSHFRNHKFADLPCELQDMVRKHLHSGQEAASLGPTASLAPGAVVPTSVIARVLEKPESLLLNSAQSGSAGRPLAEDVFVHVDMSGGGSGDSAGPPALGSPTPQPNGECHSLGTAGASPEEELALPTFEKLSPYPTPSPPHPLYPGRKVIEFSEDKVRIPRNSPLPNCTYATRQAISLSLVEEGSERARPSPVPSSPASAQASPHREPSPLPPALHAPASSEEDLLASWQRAFVDRTPPPAAVAQRTAFGRDALPDLQRHFALSPTDRDEEVLAPSPPGESGLLLPMEADSGLLREEEELNLPISPEEECQSLLPSDRGAEEGSVSSQASGRAWALPSSSRPQRSPKRMGVHHLHRKDSLTQAQEQGNLLN is encoded by the exons gcttttGCAACAGGAGAATGAGGAGCTCCGCAGGCGCCTGGCCTCGGCCACCAGACGCACTGAGGCCCTGGAGCGCGAGCTGGAGATTGGGCAGGACTgcttggagctggagctgggtcAGAGCCGCGAGGAGCTGGACAAGTTTAAGGACAAGTTCCGCAG GCTTCAGAATAGCTACACGGCCTCTCAGAGGACCAACCAGGAGCTGGAGGACAAGCTGCACACGCTG GCCTCTCTTAGCCACAGCTGGATCTTTGCA ATTAAGAAGGCCGAGATGGATAGGAAGACACTGGACTGGGAGATCGTGGAGCTGACCAATAAGCTGCTAGACGCCAAGAACACCATCAACAAGCTGGAGGAGCTCAAT GAGCGGTACCGGCTGGACTGCAACCTGGCTGTGCAGCTCCTCAAGTGCAACAAGTCCCACTTCCGCAACCACAAGTTCGCTGAT CTACCCTGTGAGCTACAGGACATGGTTCGGAAACATCTGCACAGTGGTCAAGAAGCCGCCAGCCTGGGCCCCACTGCTAGCCTGGCACCGGGGGCTGTGGTACCCACGTCGGTCATTGCCCGAGTGTTAGAGAAGCCAGAGTCTCTCCTGCTCAATTCAGCCCAGTCGGGCAGTGCCGGGCGCCCCTTGGCCGAGGATGTCTTTGTGCACGTGGACATGAGTGGGGGTGGCTCGGGTGACTCAGCTGGTCCCccggccctgggcagccccactCCACAACCCAATGGAGAATGCCACTCTCTGGGCACTGCTGGGGCTTCCCCAGAGGAGGAGTTAGCCCTGCCAACCTTTGAGAAGCTGagcccctaccccaccccatctccaccACACCCGCTATATCCTGGCCGCAAGGTAATAGAGTTCTCTGAGGATAAGGTGCGAATCCCCCGCAACAGCCCCCTGCCCAACTGCACGTACGCTACCCGCCAGGCTATTTCCTTGAGCCTGGTGGAGGAGGGCAGTGAGCGGGCCCGCCCCAGCCCAGTGCCCAGCAGCCCTGCCTCGGCCCAGGCCTCGCCCCACCGTGaacccagccccctccccccagcactcCACGCCCCTGCCAGCTCTGAGGAGGACCTGCTAGCTAGCTGGCAGCGGGCATTCGTGGACCGCACTCCACCTCCAGCTGCCGTGGCCCAGCGCACAGCCTTTGGACGGGACGCACTCCCTGACCTGCAGCGCCACTTTGCTCTTAGCCCCACTGACAGAGACGAGGAGGTTTTGGCACCTTCCCCACCTGGTGAGAGTGGGCTTTTGCTGCCAATGGAAGCGGACTCTGGCCTTCTCAGGGAGGAAGAAGAGCTGAACCTGCCCATCAGCCCTGAGGAAGAATGCCAGAGTCTGCTGCCCAGTGACCGTGGCGCCGAGGAGGGCTCAGTCTCTTCTCAGGCTTCGGGCAGGGCCTGGGCACTCCCCAGCTCCAGCCGCCCCCAGCGCAGCCCCAAGAGGATGGGGGTGCACCACCTGCACCGCAAGGACAGCCTGacccaggcccaggagcagggcaACCTGCTCAACTAG
- the TJAP1 gene encoding tight junction-associated protein 1 isoform X2, whose protein sequence is MQAEELSPPRMTSAASAKKPYRKAPPEHRELRLEVPGSRLEQEEPLTDAERMKLLQQENEELRRRLASATRRTEALERELEIGQDCLELELGQSREELDKFKDKFRRLQNSYTASQRTNQELEDKLHTLIKKAEMDRKTLDWEIVELTNKLLDAKNTINKLEELNERYRLDCNLAVQLLKCNKSHFRNHKFADLPCELQDMVRKHLHSGQEAASLGPTASLAPGAVVPTSVIARVLEKPESLLLNSAQSGSAGRPLAEDVFVHVDMSGGGSGDSAGPPALGSPTPQPNGECHSLGTAGASPEEELALPTFEKLSPYPTPSPPHPLYPGRKVIEFSEDKVRIPRNSPLPNCTYATRQAISLSLVEEGSERARPSPVPSSPASAQASPHREPSPLPPALHAPASSEEDLLASWQRAFVDRTPPPAAVAQRTAFGRDALPDLQRHFALSPTDRDEEVLAPSPPGESGLLLPMEADSGLLREEEELNLPISPEEECQSLLPSDRGAEEGSVSSQASGRAWALPSSSRPQRSPKRMGVHHLHRKDSLTQAQEQGNLLN, encoded by the exons gcttttGCAACAGGAGAATGAGGAGCTCCGCAGGCGCCTGGCCTCGGCCACCAGACGCACTGAGGCCCTGGAGCGCGAGCTGGAGATTGGGCAGGACTgcttggagctggagctgggtcAGAGCCGCGAGGAGCTGGACAAGTTTAAGGACAAGTTCCGCAG GCTTCAGAATAGCTACACGGCCTCTCAGAGGACCAACCAGGAGCTGGAGGACAAGCTGCACACGCTG ATTAAGAAGGCCGAGATGGATAGGAAGACACTGGACTGGGAGATCGTGGAGCTGACCAATAAGCTGCTAGACGCCAAGAACACCATCAACAAGCTGGAGGAGCTCAAT GAGCGGTACCGGCTGGACTGCAACCTGGCTGTGCAGCTCCTCAAGTGCAACAAGTCCCACTTCCGCAACCACAAGTTCGCTGAT CTACCCTGTGAGCTACAGGACATGGTTCGGAAACATCTGCACAGTGGTCAAGAAGCCGCCAGCCTGGGCCCCACTGCTAGCCTGGCACCGGGGGCTGTGGTACCCACGTCGGTCATTGCCCGAGTGTTAGAGAAGCCAGAGTCTCTCCTGCTCAATTCAGCCCAGTCGGGCAGTGCCGGGCGCCCCTTGGCCGAGGATGTCTTTGTGCACGTGGACATGAGTGGGGGTGGCTCGGGTGACTCAGCTGGTCCCccggccctgggcagccccactCCACAACCCAATGGAGAATGCCACTCTCTGGGCACTGCTGGGGCTTCCCCAGAGGAGGAGTTAGCCCTGCCAACCTTTGAGAAGCTGagcccctaccccaccccatctccaccACACCCGCTATATCCTGGCCGCAAGGTAATAGAGTTCTCTGAGGATAAGGTGCGAATCCCCCGCAACAGCCCCCTGCCCAACTGCACGTACGCTACCCGCCAGGCTATTTCCTTGAGCCTGGTGGAGGAGGGCAGTGAGCGGGCCCGCCCCAGCCCAGTGCCCAGCAGCCCTGCCTCGGCCCAGGCCTCGCCCCACCGTGaacccagccccctccccccagcactcCACGCCCCTGCCAGCTCTGAGGAGGACCTGCTAGCTAGCTGGCAGCGGGCATTCGTGGACCGCACTCCACCTCCAGCTGCCGTGGCCCAGCGCACAGCCTTTGGACGGGACGCACTCCCTGACCTGCAGCGCCACTTTGCTCTTAGCCCCACTGACAGAGACGAGGAGGTTTTGGCACCTTCCCCACCTGGTGAGAGTGGGCTTTTGCTGCCAATGGAAGCGGACTCTGGCCTTCTCAGGGAGGAAGAAGAGCTGAACCTGCCCATCAGCCCTGAGGAAGAATGCCAGAGTCTGCTGCCCAGTGACCGTGGCGCCGAGGAGGGCTCAGTCTCTTCTCAGGCTTCGGGCAGGGCCTGGGCACTCCCCAGCTCCAGCCGCCCCCAGCGCAGCCCCAAGAGGATGGGGGTGCACCACCTGCACCGCAAGGACAGCCTGacccaggcccaggagcagggcaACCTGCTCAACTAG